One part of the Synergistaceae bacterium genome encodes these proteins:
- a CDS encoding aspartate/glutamate racemase family protein: MNRTVSVIAGTPVDTKMGMDLLSRNGFTGIPTATASSGPEQFDLQTYHRDRLQKITLDAICAAADKGGKAAMIYCNSLSAALDLADLRAKSPLKIVTPLDAHAEIARKHKYAGVLAVSAQSACGLELAYYGANPDMLVISCSVRSVIKGIEAHKPPLELVEKMGLIEICEGMAKVGAECIALGCTHLPYIERELAARISIPVENPDDILIRMLKELTD; this comes from the coding sequence ATGAACCGCACAGTGTCTGTCATAGCGGGGACTCCTGTCGATACCAAAATGGGCATGGACCTGCTTTCCAGAAACGGTTTTACCGGAATCCCGACGGCCACCGCTTCCAGCGGGCCGGAGCAGTTCGACCTTCAGACGTATCATCGGGATCGGCTGCAAAAGATCACTCTGGACGCGATTTGCGCCGCCGCGGATAAAGGCGGAAAGGCCGCGATGATTTACTGCAATTCTTTGTCGGCGGCGCTGGACCTCGCGGACCTGAGGGCGAAGTCCCCTCTGAAAATCGTCACGCCTTTGGACGCCCATGCCGAAATCGCCCGAAAACACAAATACGCGGGGGTTCTGGCGGTTTCCGCCCAGTCCGCCTGCGGCCTGGAGCTGGCGTACTACGGGGCGAACCCCGACATGCTGGTCATCAGTTGTTCCGTAAGGTCCGTCATAAAGGGAATTGAGGCGCATAAGCCTCCCCTGGAGCTGGTCGAAAAAATGGGGCTGATCGAAATCTGCGAGGGCATGGCCAAAGTCGGAGCCGAGTGTATTGCGCTGGGCTGCACGCACCTGCCCTACATCGAGCGCGAGCTGGCCGCGCGAATATCCATTCCGGTGGAGAACCCCGACGACATCCTGATCCGCATGTTGAAGGAACTGACCGACTGA
- a CDS encoding PLP-dependent aspartate aminotransferase family protein: MTDSKNRKKLGFQTRSVHEGNGIDRETGALRRPITMANCYALPYDPSSVDWSTSKEAIYARNGNANQKFLQEKIASLEEGEDCVVLATGVAALWGVFFTTLKTGDHVVVSDSTYIGAYRQMHQLLPEKYNIQTTLVDSRDPENVRAALRPETKLVHIETPSNPLTKISDIPAIAKIAHDAGALLSVDNTFASPYNQRPMTLGADLCVESLTKYINGHGDALGGAVIGPSNLLHKIRREAMINTGCAISPFNAWLIMRGTVTFPFRMRQHNQSGLTVARFLEGHPAVRFVAYPGLESHAGHELAKKQMSNGFGGMMSFGLKADHDAHCRFVSHLQIITSAMSLGHDESLIVFNGEQDERQYLYPEEFHAGFFRLSVGLEDTEDLIEDIRQALEKAGL, from the coding sequence ATGACCGATTCGAAAAATAGAAAAAAACTGGGTTTTCAAACTCGCTCCGTGCATGAAGGGAACGGCATCGACAGGGAAACGGGGGCTCTCCGCAGACCGATCACCATGGCCAACTGCTACGCTCTGCCCTATGACCCCTCCAGCGTCGATTGGAGCACCTCCAAAGAGGCCATATATGCCCGTAATGGGAACGCAAATCAGAAATTTTTGCAGGAAAAAATCGCTTCTCTGGAGGAGGGCGAGGACTGCGTGGTCCTGGCCACCGGAGTGGCGGCTTTGTGGGGCGTTTTTTTCACGACCCTGAAGACGGGGGATCACGTGGTGGTTTCGGACAGCACCTATATCGGGGCGTACCGTCAAATGCACCAGCTTCTGCCGGAGAAATACAACATTCAGACAACGCTGGTGGACAGTCGGGACCCCGAAAACGTCAGAGCGGCTCTTCGTCCCGAGACAAAGCTGGTCCACATCGAAACGCCCTCGAACCCCCTCACGAAGATCAGCGACATACCGGCCATAGCGAAAATCGCCCACGACGCGGGAGCGCTTCTGTCCGTGGACAACACCTTTGCCTCGCCTTACAACCAGCGTCCCATGACTTTGGGGGCGGACCTGTGCGTGGAAAGCCTGACGAAGTACATTAACGGCCACGGCGACGCGCTGGGCGGCGCTGTCATCGGCCCCTCGAACCTGCTCCATAAGATCCGCCGGGAAGCCATGATCAACACGGGCTGCGCCATCAGCCCGTTCAACGCCTGGCTGATCATGCGAGGCACGGTGACGTTTCCGTTCCGTATGCGTCAGCACAATCAAAGCGGCCTGACGGTGGCGAGGTTCCTGGAGGGTCATCCCGCGGTCCGTTTTGTGGCCTATCCCGGACTGGAAAGCCACGCCGGTCACGAACTGGCGAAAAAACAAATGTCAAACGGCTTCGGGGGCATGATGTCTTTCGGCCTGAAGGCGGACCACGACGCCCACTGCCGCTTTGTCAGCCATCTGCAGATCATCACCTCCGCCATGTCTCTGGGGCATGACGAAAGCCTCATCGTCTTTAATGGCGAGCAGGACGAACGTCAATACCTGTATCCCGAAGAATTTCACGCCGGATTCTTCCGGTTGAGCGTCGGTCTGGAGGATACGGAGGATCTCATTGAGGACATCCGCCAGGCTCTGGAAAAAGCCGGGCTTTAA
- a CDS encoding D-aminoacylase encodes MYDFAVRNVQVYDGTGNPPFRGDVAVQDGKIADIGRLKKGDARDSVDGGGLTLCPGFVDIHNHLDMAALGLPFMHSHTLQGVTTSLTGNCGLSMAPLSDSTRDLARQYLSPFIPSAVESDWAWNGFGEFLKRLEDTGLGHNIASLVGQGTIRIAVKGFDASPATEEEMTAMKTLLRQSLNDGAFGLSSGLIYPPGSFTEDAELEELASVLAEYGALYATHLRSEGGKLTESVEAALNLGRTNGVRVEISHHKATGRYNWGKLRRTLRLMELAREEEIDVCCDIYPYTAGSSTITMCLPPFALEGGVQRALSRLSDPAEREKIRREFKNPAWENNVVRNCGMENIVICSAPSRPDIQGKTLRDLLETPEAGDPYEAFMDLLAEIRCNATIALFAVDEEEMEWGLTHPLSSAASDAWAMCPELGGRPHPRAYGTFPRFLRRFALDSHLLSLENAIRKITSLPASRIGLSDRGLIKKGCWADLVLFDPKSLRDKASYDDPHRYPEGIEMVLVNGRVAVERCQIREEKAGRVLRRTSQQSC; translated from the coding sequence CATCGGGCGTTTGAAAAAAGGGGACGCCCGCGACTCCGTGGATGGAGGCGGGCTGACCCTGTGTCCCGGTTTCGTCGATATTCACAACCACCTGGACATGGCGGCCCTGGGGCTTCCCTTCATGCACAGCCACACCCTGCAGGGGGTGACCACCTCCCTGACGGGCAACTGCGGGCTGTCCATGGCGCCTTTGTCCGACTCCACGCGAGACCTGGCCCGGCAGTATCTTTCGCCCTTCATCCCCTCCGCCGTGGAAAGCGACTGGGCCTGGAACGGGTTCGGGGAATTTCTGAAGAGGCTGGAGGACACGGGCCTTGGACACAACATCGCGAGCTTGGTGGGGCAGGGAACCATCCGCATCGCTGTGAAGGGGTTCGACGCCTCTCCGGCCACGGAAGAGGAAATGACGGCCATGAAGACCCTGCTGCGTCAGAGCCTGAACGACGGGGCTTTCGGCCTCTCCAGCGGTCTCATTTATCCTCCCGGGAGCTTCACCGAAGACGCGGAACTGGAGGAACTGGCCTCCGTGCTGGCGGAGTACGGCGCGTTGTACGCCACCCACCTGCGCAGCGAGGGAGGAAAGCTGACGGAGTCCGTGGAGGCCGCGCTGAATCTGGGACGAACAAACGGCGTGAGGGTGGAAATCTCTCACCACAAGGCCACGGGACGCTACAATTGGGGCAAGCTGCGCCGAACCCTGCGTCTGATGGAACTGGCGCGGGAAGAGGAAATCGACGTCTGTTGCGATATTTATCCCTATACGGCCGGCTCCAGCACCATCACCATGTGCCTGCCCCCTTTCGCGCTGGAGGGAGGCGTCCAGCGCGCGCTTTCGCGCCTTTCCGACCCCGCCGAACGGGAGAAAATCCGACGGGAGTTCAAAAATCCCGCCTGGGAAAACAACGTGGTGAGAAACTGCGGGATGGAGAACATCGTGATTTGCTCCGCCCCGTCCCGTCCGGACATTCAGGGCAAAACTCTGAGGGACCTGCTGGAAACGCCGGAGGCGGGAGACCCTTACGAGGCGTTCATGGATTTGCTGGCCGAAATACGCTGCAACGCCACAATAGCGCTTTTCGCGGTGGACGAGGAGGAGATGGAGTGGGGCCTGACGCACCCGCTGTCCTCGGCGGCGTCGGATGCCTGGGCCATGTGTCCCGAACTTGGAGGGCGGCCTCATCCCCGCGCTTACGGAACCTTTCCGCGCTTCCTGCGCCGGTTCGCCCTGGATTCCCATTTGCTCTCGCTGGAAAACGCCATCCGCAAGATTACGTCTTTGCCCGCGTCCCGCATCGGCCTTTCCGACAGGGGACTTATCAAAAAAGGCTGCTGGGCGGACCTGGTTCTCTTCGACCCGAAGTCGCTCAGGGACAAAGCCTCTTATGACGATCCTCACCGTTATCCCGAGGGCATCGAAATGGTGCTGGTCAACGGTCGTGTGGCCGTGGAACGCTGTCAGATACGCGAAGAAAAGGCGGGGCGCGTCCTGCGAAGAACAAGTCAGCAGTCATGTTGA